One window of the Borreliella burgdorferi B31 genome contains the following:
- a CDS encoding DUF643 domain-containing protein, with protein MNINEISDFYDNLYKKTKKEIDKLINKLYLTSQITLKQKRQIYSAVEKMQKYVIKTGKSVFLESEKEFVKDTLKRKNLTKKFQSFKVDFSYKEGMLEKCLERLGEDKSIEFLIFVCQILNGIREKVSELDFQIDAIKEFRDILFLSIHYYDKRLFTSKNLMNEMKYFFEKVELIYSYMQ; from the coding sequence AATGAGATTTCAGATTTTTATGATAATTTATATAAGAAAACAAAAAAAGAAATAGATAAACTTATAAACAAGCTCTATTTAACTAGCCAAATAACTCTAAAGCAAAAAAGACAAATATACAGTGCTGTTGAAAAAATGCAAAAGTACGTAATAAAAACCGGAAAAAGTGTTTTTTTAGAATCGGAAAAAGAATTTGTTAAAGACACTTTGAAAAGAAAAAATCTAACAAAAAAATTTCAAAGTTTCAAAGTTGATTTTAGCTACAAGGAAGGAATGCTAGAAAAATGTTTAGAAAGATTAGGAGAAGATAAATCTATCGAATTTTTGATTTTTGTTTGCCAAATTCTTAATGGGATAAGAGAAAAAGTATCAGAATTAGACTTTCAAATAGATGCGATTAAAGAATTTAGAGATATTTTATTTTTGAGTATACACTATTATGATAAAAGACTTTTCACCAGTAAGAATCTTATGAATGAAATGAAATACTTTTTCGAAAAAGTAGAGTTAATTTATAGTTATATGCAATAA
- a CDS encoding DUF603 domain-containing protein, translating to MKKVKRSFDDYVAYFREGSLSDVEIAKKLGVSKVNVWRMRQKWESGESVVNGDSRVTISEDTFEHLLSQTFRSEVNARKVRSELDVERSNLELGFINAFKQYSSVELFSMHTKIENLRAEIDALNKASSKKNKQVVNGEINSLKSELDEYIKECSIREMELYYECMKKLATVNGAESKSNYKNSKGHK from the coding sequence TTGAAAAAAGTTAAAAGATCTTTTGATGATTATGTTGCATATTTTAGAGAAGGATCGTTAAGTGATGTAGAAATAGCGAAGAAATTAGGAGTTTCTAAAGTAAATGTGTGGAGAATGAGACAAAAGTGGGAAAGTGGAGAAAGTGTTGTTAACGGGGACTCTAGAGTAACAATTAGTGAAGATACTTTTGAACACCTTTTGTCGCAAACCTTTAGATCAGAAGTTAACGCTAGGAAAGTTAGAAGCGAATTGGATGTAGAGCGGTCTAATTTAGAATTAGGATTTATAAATGCATTTAAGCAATATTCTAGTGTTGAGCTTTTTAGTATGCATACTAAAATAGAAAATTTAAGAGCCGAAATTGACGCTTTAAATAAAGCAAGTAGTAAAAAAAACAAGCAAGTTGTTAATGGAGAAATTAATTCTTTAAAAAGCGAGCTTGATGAATATATAAAAGAGTGTTCAATAAGAGAAATGGAGCTTTACTATGAATGTATGAAAAAACTTGCTACGGTTAATGGAGCTGAAAGCAAAAGTAACTACAAAAATAGTAAAGGGCACAAGTGA